Below is a genomic region from Oreochromis niloticus isolate F11D_XX linkage group LG13, O_niloticus_UMD_NMBU, whole genome shotgun sequence.
GTGACTCAAAATCCTGCATGGAGGTTTCAATTTCAGATGCATTCACCATTTTGGATTATCATCTATTTTGGATTAGAGACAGACACTCTATACTTTTAAAACTAGGCTTCAACTTTCCCTTTGGATAAAGTTTATACTTAGGGCTGAATCAGAAACCTTAGTTATGCTCCACTTTCCTTTTTTCACTCATGATGCCAGTACATTACCTACCACTACCATGCACAGGTAGTATTCTGATTGGTTGAATAGTGGTCCGGAACAGCAAAGTTTACAGCATTGAGgagaaacatgcaaactcccCAAAAGATCAAATAAGCAGCCGAGAAGGAGAGACAAATTCACTTCATTATAAGATTCATTATGACTCTCTATCTGGCCTCTCAAggaccaacaacagcacaaaatGAGCAGCCCACAGGCTGTTTGTTCCACATATTGTTGATGACATGctcatttgaaataaaaaaacccgACAACTTTCTGATGAAGGTCTGCAAAACTCTGTGCACGACCAAAGTTAAAGGGTCGATGAGCTTTGTGCTACTTACATCAGAGCCATAGTTGATCGCCAGGGTCTTTAGAGCCCAGGGAAGACCGAGGCCTACCAAGATGTCAAACACGTTACTGCCGATGGAGTTGGACACCGCCATGTCGCCCATCCCTGAACACACAGACGTAGACGGAGTTGTGAATCAGCAAAAACAGACAtcagagaaatcagagagaCAGTGTGAAAGGTAAATAGAGTGGGAAAAGAgcagacaggaagcagcaggTTGGTGTGACGTAGGTGGACACGGGCGGAATTCAGTGCAGCTATCTGTCCAAATGACTTTCCAAAAAAATGTCAAAGCGATGAAGGCGACAGCAGCTACACAGTGGAGGATGGACGACTAAACGGTGGCGAGTGTCTCTCCTGGTGAGCCCcctacatacacacagacagagctgTTTAAATATTTGATGACAGGAGCAAGAATAAACAGAGATGAAAGGACAGAGGAAAGGACCCGGCGGCCTGTCTTCCCTCTCTCTTCTCACCACAGGGATGGCGGAAAAAGATGACAGACCATGATCTTTacctcccctcccctctccaTCTCTGTCATCTAGTCCCCTCTCCAGCTCTTTGATAGCGGCTTCACTTTGATTCTGCTGTTTGCTCTGTGCGTGTGTTTTAAATGACAGCTTGGTAACCTGTcattttgcatgtttgtgtttaatTACCTTGTCGTGCCACTATAAGACTGGCCATGCAGTCGGGGACGCTGGTGCCGGCTGCCAGGAATGTGATACCCATGATGACGTCTGGAATACCGAGTGTGAAGCCTATCACTGTTACCtgacacacaaagacagagacACACTATTGCTGATGGTATTTTTAACAATCAAGAGTGCAGAcagaaaaatggaaagaaagaCTAGAACCCAAAaccaaaatgttaaaatgttcttttttaacttaAGGATAAACCAGGAATGACACATGCACTTACCAATAATCTTACATGAATAATGAAGAAGATGCTTTTTTGAAGAGCTCTCACACTAACTCCGTAGCTCTGAAGAGCTTTTCAAACCCTATTAGGATAAGATTAACCCCGTGTTTCCAGAATTTATCTCATTGTTCTAgacagactttttaaacttgGAAAACGACTGGAAAGTAGACCGCAGTAACTACCTGTGGCTGACAACTGAGGATATTAATAAGCTCGATTGGCATAGCTATGCACAGAAAATTACTTTTACACTCTTAACTCAGTTAAACTGGGAGCGGATCATTTTAAAATCAACTGACTTCCCCAACAGAAATAAATTCTGTGTAAATGGTGCGTCCTAGCATctagacagaaaaaaaacaaacaaaaacaaaacaacgagCTAACGAGCTAACAAGCTGCTAACAAAATCAATACTTTGCCACAGTTGGTTAATCGAATAACAGCTTTTTGAAGTTGAATGTCAGGTTAAAATTGATATTGTTGAATTATGTTTAGCATATCAAAGCTAGCTTGAAACAACTGTAAAGCTAAAAATTATAAAACAATAGCTCTTTTACCaagcatgaaataaaaacaaacaacaacaacataatgaGCCAACATGTATTCAAACAGCACAGTTTCACATTACATGCATATACTCCAGTCAAGTCACCAtccactgattaaaaaaaacatgattcaTAAACTGCCTAAAAATTAAAACgtatttattctgtttcttgGAATTATTAGTCCTTATACATTTGATAGAAAACGTAATTTATCTTTACTTTAAGCCctgaggatggatggatattcaCTTTAGCTTatctgctgctatttttagcACATTCACAAAGACTGTTggtttttgggtgtttttttttggaTTATTGTGGGCACTTTGCCTCAGAATATAAAGCACATTggggtgactgctgttgtgatttggttctataaaaaataaacttaattaaactgaattaatCAGTACAGAGTGAGTGTCTGTGGCCAAAAtacaaactgggagctggtttccACAGAAAAAAAGCGTGAAAGTGAAGGGTCTGCCTCTCATTCTACTTTTAGGAACCTGTAGTAAGCCTCCAGTCTAAGACCAAAAGATATATACTGGGCCTGATCATTAAAGACTTTGTAGGTGAACTTTCTGGATCAAcaatgaattacaatagtccagcGTAGAAATAATAAATTCATGCAACTGGTTTTTAGCATTACTcggagacaggatgtttctaattgtAGAGATATTACCCAAATGCAAAGCACTCCTACATCTTGGTTTcatcatatttgtttaataatccTGGCCAAAAATCACTCCAAAATTCCTCACACGGTTACTGTAGGCCAAGGTAAATGGattggttcttatatagcacatgttgtataaagcactttatacaacatgtcttattcacccattcatacaagcacttatTTGTATGCTTAAGTTGAAATGCTTCAACAACTAATCTGCTTGGTTGATTTTTATGCTGTAGCAGGATCTTCATATATAGAAGCATCAAGTGCGATACAAAGAACAGCATCATTTCTGTTATATGCTACTGAACCATTATTaaattgcatttttgttttcagtttcttgCTTTTCAGTACAAGTCTGCTTTTCCCCCATTGTCACTTACCATCCAGACCATGATGTAGGAGAAGCTGGCGATCCACAGTGTGGAGGAAACAAAAGACAGCATGAACCAGTTCTCCCAGCGAGGTGTGGAGCAGTTGGGGATGGTGAAGTATAGCAACAGGGCCAGAGGCCAAGCCAGCAGCCACTTCAGTTTATTAAACCCTCccgctgcagaaacacagagcgAGATGCAGCATTTAGACTGGGTTGAGACTGACACACAAGCATAGAGAAGAATgataaaaaagacagaaaagacaaGCGTTTAAAACTGACACTGCTTTCTAGCAGGAAGAATAATTTACTGTCCAACTaacacatgcttttaaacccTGATTTATCACTGGCTAAAGATCTGATTATAGTCCAATATGAAAGACCTGAGTGGATTTTCAAATCAGAATGAATTCATAAATTTAAACTTGATTTAAACTACTCGTCGGCACCTGATTAACAACAGATTCTTACAGAGGAAGGACGCTGAATGATATTTTAACAAGCAGAGTGATGCTTTTTCTGTTCTCCTCTTTTGTTTAAATGGGATAAGGTTATTTTAATCAAATAAGTCGCATCCCTCTGATTGAGTTTGTCAGTAAAATTATCCCTTCACTTCTTACGTTGGTCAATTTTTTATAATTACGCTTTTGTGTTTCACTCTTTTTGTtcattgttttaaataaatcaagCCTGGAGGTGGAAACTTAAGTCAAGTGTGCTGAAATAAAATTAGAAGTTAACTGGGATACAAGTTTTTGCatgactttttattttaacaacaaGTAAACAGATTTTGAGAAAAAGTGTTTTAAGTATGAAACTTACCCTAGCTTAGCATAAATATTATAGCAGGTTTCTTTCAATTGTCCCTGAACCAAAACCTGTGTTCTCTGAAAGTAATTAACAATTCtcaagaaataaaactaaacatttgCAAAGAGACCTGCTGATCCATGCTTCTAGTTGTGTTAGAGAAAACCGTGGTTAGAGACCGCGGGACGACCAAAATGATTGAAACTGAGTGCAATAAACTTGCGTCCTTGTTGAGTTTGAAATGGTTTCTTCAAAGATGGGGACCGAGTCTGCGATCGCTCGCAGTCATTTGATAAAAAAAACTCATCACTCTTAAAAACAAGAGTCATCTAAAAGTTCACCTGGGCATTGGAACGGTACATAAGGTCCCtctctttcctcctcttcttcctcctcatcatTCTCATTGTTCTCGTTGTCCTCGTTATCCGTCTCATTGCCGGCCTCTCGGTCATCGTGCCGAACGCCGACGCCCCTCTCAGCTCCAGACAGCCCGTTTTCTATGCCCCACCTGCTCCCTCCCTTCACGGGGACCTCAGAGTCACCGTTAGTCAAAGTCCGTGTGTTGATTAGACGCTGCCTCTATACGTCGCCACCGCAAAACAAGCAGcacattcacaaacacacaaacacagaagggAGACTGGTCAGGTCATAACATATTTCAAACAGCCCCATTCTCCCTTCAGTACTAAACAGCATTCATGAACAGTTTAGCTGAAttttagccacatgctaaaGAAATTCAGTTTCAGAGAGATGTTATTTTTATAGGGAAGGCCTTTTTATCCATTTTGCCCTTACAGCCCTTCTGCTTTATTTCTGTTTGTcaaacaggtgaaaatttcATATAATacgatctttaccttacaatacacCTTTAAATGACTGTTGTGAACTCATCCTATATAAATGTACTTTATTTTAACTCTTATcagaatgaatgtaaaaacaacagtGGATGTCTAAGTGGTGTTGACACTTGACAGCAGGGAGGTTAAGCTGATGTGCACGATTCTCtcgctctgtctctgtctttcttGCTTGCAGCCTCTCTGGgcctgttttgttcttttgctGACAAAAcgaaaagtaaaacagtaattTGTTATATAAACTGCAGCCCTGAGAAGATAATCACATGATGAGTGAACATGAGCTCCTGTGCATGTGCACAAAACAAATCTCAGACTTTCCTGCAGCAGTATAATATTGTGAGGTCCAGACTCGTCTACTAGAGAGCTTAAGATTGTACTGTAGTTGTTAACATTCACCTACCTTAAGATTCAACAGAAAATATTATATTCAACATATATTGCGTGTTTATACCCCAGTCTATAAGCTATGGTTCTACCTTTTTTAAAGCGACAGATGTAGTGTGGTGACCCTACATCTGCGTGACAGCGGTCTGACGTCTGACGTCAGTCAGGATTtgcacagatcctcagtgttgTAAGTATTGACTATCAAACATGTCATTTGATAAATTCACCAGCACCTACACCTACTGATAATTTCAGGGAAAAACCTGCGTATAATTCAAAATATTTGACTTAAGAGACATGGCTGTTTTGAAAACAGCGACTGATATTCAAAGCGGCTTATAAGAGAAGGGGACCCTGGACACAGATGATCAGAAGGCCCAAACACTTAAGCGTCTCAggtcatagactgtatataaaagatggatgtcaCTGTTAGCGAGGTCCTGTGAAGGCTCATGCTGAGCAATTTGTTCCCCAATCTTTGTGTGGCGAGACTGGACATAACATGAGGTAGGCCTGCTCTAAACCACTGCCTGTTTTATCATCATTTCTGACTCTATTAAAAGGAGttcatttaaaagaaacaggaaacaaaacaaaacaattgaaTTGTCTCTAAACTTTGATCTTAAACTCATGAAGAAACTGTTTATTGAAATATAAAGATCATAGATCAAAGGAGCTGACGGCTGTTTTCAACAAAATACAGTACAGCTAATTTAGCAATCTGAAgagctgccctctgttggccatttgaaagaatgcaggtttacaGCAAGTCTGCAGTGGTTTGACTTTTCAGACCTAGAagctgcatccatcttttatatacagtctatgtcaCAGACTGAAAGTGACACAAAACAACTGCAAATCAGACTGTCTCTTTGTAAATATCTCACAGGTACCCCCCCATGGTTGTCTGTCTGCCATTATCACTGCTGTCATTGCCTTATGCAAATATGTTCACAATGCAACAGCTTGACAGGCAATGAAACTGTgcagacagagaaaaacattcTGACTGATTAATGCACACACGGAGAGCTGCAATGAAAACCAAATCACAGACAATACAAACTCTTCAACCACTATGGCAAATAAGAGTTCATGTGATTGGTTTTGTTCCAAGCTTGCCCATCACGTCCTGAGCAGCCCTTTGTAAATGTACCATAGCAGGCCATGCCTAGAATCCTCAATGGCAGAGCTGATTTGTAGGCCAGGGCCTGTGTACAGCTCCAGATTACTTTGTTAAAGAGGCTGTCTGAAAAGCTTTCCCCTTGGAGAAAAAGACAACGCAGTCTGCTTCAAATTGGAAATGGCAGCaatctcttttttcccctctttttttcAATCCAAAGTGTGGCTGAGGTGCATCTGCGTGTGCCGTTACCTCAGTGATGAGCATTCGTGAGGCCATGGTGAGACGAGTTCTGGGGGAGAAGTGGCTGGTGATCATGATCCTCATGCCGGCCTCGGAGAAGGACAGCTGGTGGGGGTACGCTGACAGCAGCTCGTCTACCATTAACACAGATGTCTTCCTGTGGTGGTTCGCTGTGGGGCACATACATGGAATACGAGCTATAAGATTTTCCTTAGCATTACGACTGCAAAGAGCAGGAAGGAGAGACATTAGATCAATTAGAAGTTCCACATTATCCGTACAAAGTCTCAATAAAAATGTACCTTTCTTTAAAAGAACAGCAGTAGCATCACAGCCATCGTCCAGTTCTGCGTTATTTGCTGCACCGTTTCTCAAAGTGGTCGagttcttcttcctcctccccaGGAAACGGACAATGTAGGAATTCAGTCTGAAACAGAAGTCGGGTTAAAGCGACACTTTGCTTGGTACAACTGGGTCAAATGATGGCTCTTTGCAGCAAGTAGCCCCCAATAGAGATAGattgatcatatttaaaaatgatctGTCAAGTACTATAAGCTGCTGTGTGGCACAGCCCACATAAAGAAATGtatcatttttatatatttcattcATTACTGCTGCAGGCATCAGGATAAATTATGTTACAGTCTTTTGGGATGAGTTTTGTACCGCATGTCACAGCGTGTCATGTCGTGTCATGTCGTGTCCGTAAAAGTAATGACACAGATCACGGGGCTTATATTAAACTCATTAAtatacaaaaattaaaaacgTTTCCTATTTTTTGCTTCTAATATTGATATTCAGTAAACTTTCACTGTTTTCAGTGAACACAGTACAGCACAGAACACAGCACTACAATGCATTTGAAGCGGAGCATAACGTTCTTTTCAAGATAATATCCACATTGTTGTTGTGTTACTTAATATTTATCCATATATCTGCTAAATTTGCCAAAAGAAaagacatttattattatttgtttgttattCATGTGTTTAAATAGATATTTTAATTCCAGGAATATCTTTACTTGTATacttttataaatatttattagtAACTCTTACTGTTGGGGTACATTATACTCCGGCACAGAGCCAAAGTTCATTGTTCATTTAAGCCTCAAATAGGGGAGGgtaatatggccaaaaatatttatcatgatatatatttgaaaatttgtgaTGTGCTTATGAGCGTATGGAAACACTGCGCATgggcgttttacccatattctatcgcaatatttcattttcatgtcATTGCCTAACTTTGTACCGGTATTACCATGAagggtataatatggcccagcccgaGCCTCAAAGTGGATGAATTGAACTTACTTCATAATCAAAATGTAGACAAAATACATCAGGATCAGCGTGAGAGCTTCCCACCTGGAAAAGACAGTTCGAATGCATTCATCATGTGTGTCACTGTACAGTGTAAGTGCCAGGTGTATGCAAAGTTAATCAATGTGTAACTTACCAAACTACTTTTTCATCATATATGAACTGTAATAAGAAAGAGGTGAACATTTGAGAAGTAGTATATCTAAGACATGAAGGCATAATTTCaaatggaaaggaaaaaaagaaacaatcagAGTAACTAGAATATTTCTCCGTATAGGAAATCCAGTATGGAGCTTTTAAAGTATCTGATGTGGTACTATGTTAACCTTAAGGTGCTCCTTACCACTATAAGAGCAGAGATCGATAAGGTGTAGTAGACTGAGTCTCTGAGCAGAGGCCAGCAGGAGAGACGGATCAtctggaagaaaaaagaaagagacaggAGGACTGAGACAATTCTACAACTTACAGGAGCTCAGCTACACCTTTTTTTGTTCTACTGGGTAACACATCCCACGAGGTTCTCACTGCCATGCACTAGTAACATAAGCCAAGctctttgtgtgtgagtgtgcatctGTTTGGCATCTTACGTAACATATAAtctaaataggaaaaaaaaaaatctttcaagTATGTTTCTCTTTTCCTAGTGGGATTACAGCAGTGAACAGGACACGTATCATTTTCTGATTCAGACAGAAAAGGTTTCCTTCTATGGTTTTTAATCGAAACTGTggcctaaaaataaaaaaatagggGGGGGGCACGAATAAGTCAGAGTGTAGCCGGTGCCTGTGTGTGCTGCACTGGCTAAAAATCAGCAGTTTATTCTGTACCTGCACAGCGAATATCCCGCACACTCCGATGATGCAGAGGATGTTGAAGACGGCAGATCCCACGATGGTGCCGACCCCCACGTCACCTTTAGTGATGAAAACTCCTGTGCAGAAGGAAAGGAAATCACTGATTACCACACATGGCAAGCCATCTGTCCACAGGTTACAGAGACATCCTGCTTGGTGCAGTTCTTGGGTAATCTTGACGTAGTTCACTGATCCACGACCCTTTGTCTAGCTGGTAACTACTGATGGCATTTACATAATAAGTTACCTTGTTTGCATGTGTTGTTGAGTTATAGAGGGATTTCCCTCCCATAGACTTTATTACAGAGGGCTGCCCAGGTGTACTGCCAAGCACAAAAGCATATTTGGCagcttattttaacattttctattaaTGTTTTGAATTCATTTACTCTCAGGTAGACTcctggcttttattttgaaagtttggGTGCTGGTAACCTGCTGACCAGGTCTACCTTTCTCAAGTATTTCCTACTGGCTTGCTCACTGGCCAGGTCACTATTGTGGTAGAATTTATTATCTTTCAGTTGGTTCCCCATATTGTATGTCCGAGCCAAGTGATTGGCTCTCACTAACAACAGGTAAAGGCTAAAAATTGgaagatacatttaaaaacctATAGTAACATTTTGATGACAATAAATATTACCCCGATAGTCCAGGGATTGACATCATACTATAGAACTTTAGAGTCAGCAAAACACTCAGTATTCAACACCCTTTTTGTAACAACTGAGGAAAAAACTTACaaaatcaaaatgtaaaatcaaaTAGCCTTGCTGGCAGATCATTCTCCGCTTCAGTTTGGGACTTTAAGAGAGTCACAGTTGTTAGACACAATCACGTGTTATCACGTTAAAATTACTCACTGGAGTGAGTAATCACCAGGACTGATGATGCTTGCTGCCTAGCTCCCACGTTAgcatcatcattttattattagcCATAGCTGCTAGCTGCTACCTTAATGATAACGTAACAGATGGGTAATTGCTAATAGTTAAATGGCTATATAAATGATGATAATGTGTGTGTTGGACAGGTTAGCATTTATGATACTGTTTAATACTTCAGCATTGTTGAAATGGGAACTTTAGTGACCTCAAGAAGTTCTTAACAAGACCAGAGTGGCAGTCTTTAATACGACTCGCAAAGTTGTGCTGTTTCCTATGTGTTcacaatgaaaatgaaaccgTGCATTCAGCTATCTGCAGTGGTTCTGCATGAAGTTCTGTGTTAGCAGGAGGAGGTGAAGATGGCACTATTGCAGTTAAGATCTAACCCAAGGAATTTTTAGTATCAATTAGTATCAGAGTAGCATATTTTGACAGtcctgctgtcagtgttaacTATGGTACtccaaaaaaaacaccaaaacaaaacaaaaaaatcctcttctctCAATCCatccggtcgcagcagatggccgcccctccctgagcctggttctgctggaggtttcttcctgttaaaaagggagtttttcttcccactgtcaccaaagtgcttgcacATAGGaggtcttttttcttctctgtatgtattactgtagggcACATGTGTCAAACTCAAGGCCCGCGGGCCACATCTGACCCGGCGGACATTTATATCTGGCCCGCGAGATCATTTTGTatagatttattattattgttatgcatggcccggcgatatgaggcgctaataacacacaaactacagatcccataatgcagcgctgcagcctccttgctgaACGCTAGGCTAACTGGGAACATTCCCGCGTCAGtcaagtcaaacttctgttattgcgaagctagccgcgcacaatggtggagagaaaagttgattctgaaagcagagcctttCAACACCAGTGGGtgactgaatatatgtttacagacattgctgGTAAATAAGTCTGTCGTATTagtggagctaatgtggctgtaattaaggaatttaatttaagacggcactacgagacaaaacgtcaggataagctgaaaaacctaaatgcagaaactacagaaagtagaagagctaaagaagaatctgacatttcagcagacttttttcaccagagcaaaatcacaaagtgaagctgttgtgaaagcaagttttattgtagcagaggagccaaatcagcccggtaccactctgaagagctgcatgatgaagctgtgcgacgtcttgtgtccagacaaaacgcagattttggcaaatgtgatcctgaggagaaatacgattgctgatcaggtttgtgagatggccactgatttaagaacacagttgtgtgaaagaagcaaaaactttattgcatactctcttgctgtggatgaaagtatagacatgatggacattgcacagctggccatcttcatccgtggagaggaaatattgaacattaaatcgatgcacgggacaacgacaggaaaagacatttttttttaaacgtatgtcaaagtgtaaccgacatgaaactgccctgggactagggctgctcgattatggcaaaaatgataatcacgattattttcactgaaattgagatcttgATTaattgacgatatttatttaacaataacaatgtattgaataatggctttaaagactgtcaaaaaataatataaaatagtgtgcaaatactgattacagtgcaaatgtttgcaatataaaaaataaatgaaaaatgtaaatctatgtttagtgaacttcaaaatactgcacaatatttgacccacgtctgactccgtgaacccataatgtttccaccaatgttccctcaaatatttcatgtgtctgagcgaacacacaaactccctgagtgaTCCCTTGGActactgtgagcgacatcagacgtgtgcactgtggtcacgccagcatctaatccatccaagttacatggtttattaaaataatcaaattacagcatttacatttatgttagactacttttaattaactgctttagcccacttacaatgaaaatttaaaaagtcctgttcatgacctgtgtagtatgttaacactattggaagtgtCACGGTTTGCGGGTGCAAGCCGTGTAGAAATAACTTAGGACCAGGCAGCGGCAGCTCAAGTGCAGGTGAGAATTTATTAACAATGGACACACAAACAACGAGGCACTGGGAACAAGGAACTAGaacctaaactgggttaaactaacaaaacaaaccagaaacgaagatgcagggaggtccgaggaaacacacatggagagacgcagggagaccgaagggaaacaacacagacgaaccagcaacgaggacgaggtaacacacactataaatacacatgcCAGGAATCaggggaagggaaacaggaggggaacacacctggaagacatcacaactgacgaggcaggggaaaacgtaaacagaacacactgacataagacacagaccttcacaataaaacaggaactacacatacaaggacacacacgGGCCGAACAGAGTAAACACtaaacagaggaagaacagaaccaaaatcacactaaatagaaaaacacaaaacgctgggtcaaacggacccaggatcatgacaggaagtaaaaataacttgaactccaattttgaaaacacaactttctttctttttttttttccataaagctctgacttgtattatgagtatgagtctgtggtctaggagagagtcctgtaactctctgtctgccaaatacagcatataatgaccaatgttgggcaattaattatatagttactacttcaaaaaagtaactcagtttggcaaacaacaaagctttttgcagctatttattttttttaatgcagccaaggcgtttttttaaataaacatttcaaactatttacagaacattcagctgttctgcatcaaatctaatgccacacaaattatttgtgccactccaaaaaataatttctgtccactatgagataaaggagaacaacagcctgatacctgcaggcctgacaacaggagatgtatcactcctgtaacacctgtaacattcagcagccgccttattgttctgacacacacaacaaaactattgactacactacacactaacaagatttgcgctaaacgtctgaaatctctcacatctcagaacaccgccgtcactcctaaaacttccccccgtttcttaacaactagatgccatgttgccatatcatttttttgactGGTCgatacggtacttttttcgaccaataggaaagggtggggggttttttggttttgtttttgctcacaggcggagagtgctttcgagcggtttccttataaaacgccgtttttaccgtttcttcccgcagtaaatataaacaacgatagtattcaggaagaaaaccaaacattgcatatatttttatcataactttatcaacacaatttaaaaactggtataaagtccacactttttccgtcaattgttccgtctgtcctgctcacatctccaatggttgtacacgttgtcattaatgtggcttcactgcacatcagccacgccgctttgctagctaaaacaccggtgtcagCACATAAGGATGCCTGTCAatgacgttgattggctgcgtatatacgaatgtgaatcgcattattggttggactataggataaggtggcatcgttctaatcccatacaggaacagccagtcacttactgactaacacttcaaaacagaattgttaaagttttaattttaatttcaattcaggttagattttttttgtgcgcaacgcagattttctgtgcgcagagaccgtgccagcagtgcgcaattgagCACgtgctcgatttgccacacggagcagcgcgagagtaaagcatgAGGGAGGTGccaataatcggctcagtcatttttaatgatcgttgaaaacccagagCGTAATCGAgtttaaaattcgattaattgagcagccctacctgggacaaacttgttggacTTACAACAGATGGAGCGCCGGTGTTATGTGGTGAAAAAAGCGGactagtcagcaggatgcgagtaaagatgcAGGAGAACTG
It encodes:
- the LOC100696947 gene encoding sodium/potassium/calcium exchanger 3, which produces MARVVVEGMPETVVGGGMMLNRRRSKARRRKRKELFVVQMCFAGVLLGVVVGLKTVAQRAGYHVSSSMVVEEARWESRHLLQEDNHSKLYSEPEKNCTEPAIHEFPRDYFTNKQRVEGAVGLHVLCAVYMFYALALVCDDYFVPSLEKICERLHLSEDVAGATFMAAGSSAPELFTSVIGVFITKGDVGVGTIVGSAVFNILCIIGVCGIFAVQMIRLSCWPLLRDSVYYTLSISALIVFIYDEKVVWWEALTLILMYFVYILIMKLNSYIVRFLGRRKKNSTTLRNGAANNAELDDGCDATAVLLKKANHHRKTSVLMVDELLSAYPHQLSFSEAGMRIMITSHFSPRTRLTMASRMLITERQRLINTRTLTNGDSEVPVKGGSRWGIENGLSGAERGVGVRHDDREAGNETDNEDNENNENDEEEEEEEREGPYVPFQCPAGGFNKLKWLLAWPLALLLYFTIPNCSTPRWENWFMLSFVSSTLWIASFSYIMVWMVTVIGFTLGIPDVIMGITFLAAGTSVPDCMASLIVARQGMGDMAVSNSIGSNVFDILVGLGLPWALKTLAINYGSDIKLNSKGLIFSVGLLLASVFMTVLGVHLNNWTLNKRLGFMCLILYSIFLCFSCLIEYNIFTFVNLPTCRDD